One Caloenas nicobarica isolate bCalNic1 chromosome 31, bCalNic1.hap1, whole genome shotgun sequence genomic region harbors:
- the S100A13 gene encoding protein S100-A13 has translation MATGELTELETAIEKIVTVFFTYAGKEGKKGTLTAGEFKELVQLQLPNLMKDVSLEEKMSELDVNNDEELKFGEYWRLIGELAKAMRREKAGKKK, from the exons ATGGCCACCGGCGAGCTGACCGAGCTGGAGACGGCCATCGAGAAGATCGTCACCGTCTTCTTCACCTACGCGGGGAAGGAGGGCAAGAAGGGCACGCTGACGGCCGGCGAGTTCAAGGAGCTcgtccagctccagctgcccaaCCTGATGAAG GACGTGTCCCTGGAGGAGAAGATGAGCGAGCTGGATGTGAACAACGACGAGGAACTGAAATTCGGCGAGTACTGGCGGCTGATTGGGGAGCTGGCCAAGGCCATGCGGAGGGAGAAAGCGGGGAAGAAGAAGTGa
- the S100A1 gene encoding protein S100-A1: MASQLEGAMETLINVFHHYSGKEGDKYKLSKKELKELLQSELGCFLETQKDTGAVEKIMQDLDENGDGEVDFQEYVVLVAALTVACNTFFWENA; encoded by the exons ATGGCGTCGCAGCTGGAAGGGGCGATGGAGACGCTCATCAACGTGTTCCACCACTACTCGGGCAAAGAGGGGGACAAGTACAAGCTGAGCAAGAAGGagctgaaggagctgctgcagagcgaGCTGGGCTGCTTCCTGGAG ACCCAGAAGGACACGGGCGCTGTGGAGAAGATCATGCAGGACCTGGATGAGAACGGCGACGGGGAGGTGGATTTCCAGGAGTACGTGGTCCTGGTGGCCGCCCTCACCGTGGCCTGCAACACCTTCTTCTGGGAGAACGCCTGA
- the S100A16 gene encoding protein S100-A16: MEQCTELEWAVQVLVNNFDKYSSHRCCCKKPRRITKKEFRKMLSHELNHMLTDTGNRRAADKLICDLDENKDGRISFEEYWTLIGGIASPIAQIIRQQEQSIKLTK; encoded by the exons ATGGAACAATGCACGGAGCTGGAATGGGCCGTCCAGGTGCTGGTGAACAACTTTGACAAGTACTCGAGCCaccgctgctgctgcaagaAGCCGCGGCGCATCACCAAGAAGGAGTTCCGCAAGATGCTGAGCCACGAGCTCAACCACATGCTGACG GACACCGGGAACCGGCGAGCGGCCGACAAGCTCATCTGCGACCTGGATGAGAATAAAGACGGGCGCATCAGCTTCGAGGAGTACTGGACCTTGATAGGCGGCATCGCCAGCCCCATCGCCCAGATCATCcgccagcaggagcagagcatcAAGCTCACCAAGTAG
- the S100A14 gene encoding protein S100-A14, which yields MGQCNCHKKHKDCQELTDVERAIETVINQFHCYAVKGQKEYLTPNEMQELVSQKLPHLGKCVGPLEEKIECMGDPNEAKLEFGEYWDMMGDAAKGCRRK from the exons ATGggccagtgcaactgccacaagaAGCACAAG GACTGCCAGGAGCTCACCGACGTGGAGCGAGCCATCGAGACCGTCATCAACCAGTTCCATTGCTACGCAGTGAAGGGGCAGAAGGAGTATCTGACGCCCAACGAGATGCAGGAGCTGGTGTCGCAGAAGCTGCCCCATCTGGGGAAG TGCGTTGGACCCCTTGAAGAGAAGATCGAGTGTATGGGAGACCCTAACGAGGCCAAGCTGGAGTTCGGAGAGTACTGGGACATGATGGGGGACGCGGCCAAGGGCTGCCGGAGGAAGTAG